The Zingiber officinale cultivar Zhangliang chromosome 2A, Zo_v1.1, whole genome shotgun sequence genomic sequence CCGTGGGGACGCCGCGCGGCTCAACTTCCCGGAGTTCAAGCGAAACGGAGCGCACTTCGTCTCGTCGCTCCACTCCTCGGTCGACGCCAAGCTCCGAGCCGTCTGCGAGAGCTTGGCCGGCGTAGAACAACAGGGCAAAACTAGCCCAAGCCACCCCCTGGCAGCAGCTGCCGCAGCCGTCGAACTCAGCTCGTCCTCGGAGGAAAACAAATCCAAGAGCTCGCCGTCGCCGGACGGAGACGACAGCTCCTCGAGCACGTCGGCCGCCGCCTCGGAGATGCAGCTCTTGGACTTCACGGAGGCGCCATGGGACGAATCAGAGAGCTTCAAGCTGCGAAAGTATCCATCTTGGGAGATCGACTGGGATTCCATCCTCTCTTCCAATTAGTTCTCTTCCTTCTTCGATTTCTGGTCCGCAAGTACTTCTTGCGGCTTAATGCAAATGGAATTTTAGTCATTTGCATGACCCTTGTTTGATCTTCGTCTCTACACACTAAGCTTTCATGGCCTGATCAGGATCACAAATGCAAAAAAATTCTCCTGAAACAGCTTTGGGCCAGACATTGTGATCTCTGCAATAAGATTGCTGCATTTAATGTAGAGGTTGTGAACCATCTTTCTAGTTTATCCAATTTTTTTCCGATTAATTCTGTTTTGGTAGATGAAGTTCATCGGAGAGTAAATGATAAATTattaagataaaaaataaaataattattatgatAAAAGATTATGAATTATCTGTAAATGAGAATTTTAAATATGTAATATTATTTTGTAAAATGACTAAGAGATTGTGATATATTTTAAATAGAATACAAGTAAAATGATTGAAATAGAGGAGAGTAATCACATGTTTTTTGTTAAATGAAATTGAATATTGGGTTGTGATTAAGAATATCAGTAAAAGATAAAAGTTATAGAGATGATGATATTAAAATAGATGTGCAAACATACAAGGATGAATAAGATAAGAATATATctatttagagaaaattttagaagatatgTTTAAGATAGTATAGACATGTATATAGACAATAAATAGATACTTTAATAGGTGATATGAAATTATAATAAATGTGTACGTCAAATGAAGATTAAAGGAAActtgattaaaaataataaataatataaaatttatttaaatataagtgATGTCTTTCTAATAGAATAagatttgattaatttgattatctTAGTAATTTAGGGTTAGTTGATTGATTGATAATAAATTGCTAGCatattcaaaatctttaaaatatcTATTCCATTTTAAATTGACGTAGATGTTTTACCGACCAGCAAGATGCTGcattcttttatttcatttttcattaaatCTATTATAGCCCTGCGATGCACAAAGTCAACAAGATAGTCAGATAAAAATTTGGAACCGTCACGTCACGTTAACGATCCCCACGCGATAGTCTCACGCCAATAGGTGTTGAGTAAATGGCAGAATAAACACAGGTGATACCCATTACATATAAACTATTATGCATTTACCATTTATCGTTGAAGATTCTCAAATGGTTGGTCTCATTCTATTTGGGCACATGGATTCCTGAATCTAGGCATAATTGTACATCCAGTTGACTTACATGGTGCTTAGCAATGATCTAAAACCGAATTGACccaataaattaaattgatttttttattttaacaaatcaAATTGATTGAATTTTACCAATGAACTCaaataattaaactaataaaaaTCGATAGCATCATTAATTAATTGATATTAGATAGTCGAATCAAATTCATTCATCTGGTTGAGTTATATTTAATTCAGGCAAATCAAATTGAATGATAATAATGTTtagatttaatcaatttaattgatttataaaatttaaaatcaaaattaaaccaaataaattgaaaaaaaaataatatatatttaaaataaaaactcaaattttgaattaatcaaacCAGACTTTAATTCAGCCCCCTAACCACAAGTTTGATGAGAAAGAGCAACAACATATTGATGAGATGGAATCAGATCATGCGCTGGATCACAGACATTGTGGTGAAAACAGTAGAATTTagttaattaggaaaattttgagttatcataatataatcacgACAGATCCTTAAACCATATGCACGTATCTGATTCAAATTGCACCCTCACTGAAACaggaagaaataaagaaaaaaacagAGGGAAAACAGAGGAATTCTTCTTCccgtttaattaattaatctgccATTTTCACGAGAGATTGCTGTTGCAGTCCTGTGAGGAGATGCGCACCTTCTTATCCAACCCAGAGACTTTGACATCGCATTTCACGTCCAACCTCATGCGCCGCAACTCCAACTGGCCGATCTTGGCGCCCACTGTAAATTCAATCCTTAACTTGATCCAAAGAGGTTTATTCGACCCTTTCGTTGGGCTTTTGGTCGAGCGGAGAAGCAATTTGAGGTCGGTCATATTGCCGTGCGGTTGGAAGAACCTTGGCGTCGACCCGGTGGCGAACTCTTTGCCGGCATGGGAGGCGACTGCGAGCCCACCGCCGGCATACGACAAGCTTACTCTGTTGCTTGGATTGATGATTCTCACCGAGAAGTCATACTCTGTTTTTGATTTTGAGACATCCTTGACGGAGAAGGAGTTGACGGCGAAGGTGGGAGTGGTGGGGTTGACGATGGCGAAGAAGATGATGATAGCGGCCGTGAGGAGGATGAGCGGGAGGAAGACAGGGAGGGCGAGGCGCTTGAGGTAACGGAAGCAGGGGCAGCGGTTCTGGCGGTGTTGCCTGACCTGGCTGCGGTAGTGTTCGACCAAGGAAGCATTCTCTGGAGGAGGGATTCGGTAGATTTGGTCCTTTGGGACTTGGACGATGTAGGTTTCGAAGGGCGGAGGAAGGGGCAGAGGTGCAGGATTGCAGTGCTGGGGCGGCTCCTGCTCCGCCatgggagggagggagggagaggGATGACCGAGCGCAAGGAGAAGAAAGCGGTGGCGGTGGATGGGAGGGAAAAGTGGAGAAAGAGGGTGGTGGATGGCCCGGAATGGAGGAGAGAGAAAGGAATTACCGCAAGAAGGTTGAAGACAACCCGGATGGCGGCAAAACTGCAAAAGGCAACGGACAACCACTGGTTAAAATCGACGTTTCCGTTTTACTTTGATTGGTCCGGTTTGGTTCATTCTAAACCGGATCGAAtgctattagattttttttttctctagatGGCACTTGTAAttttccttattatttttttcttataaatttaaatatgtaaaaaaaataattctagtCATTTGTTTAAATTATTAAAGGAGTTTATTAAAGGACGGTCTGGTACACGTCCCAAAATCTAATAATTTTACCATTGTCAGAAGACTCCCTtcgtttatttatttaaatttgttaaataccATCTATTTATGAAAACCTTGTTTAAATATAAGTCAAATGATGTAGACCTGAATCAACCTAGTATGTGCAGACCGATATGATATAACACAGCTAGTTAGACCATGTCAAGCTTGAGCCTTTTTCTCAGTTTGGGTCATGCAGCTCAAACCAACTCACTAAAATACAcaatttattattatcattttaataatatatatttttttattattttaaacatttttacaaatattttaaaatatttatttatttattttaaaaagagttGACTAAATTGCTCCCCGACAAAGAGCTCTAAACTAGGCTTGACCCCAACTCAAATTTAGCCATGATAGTATGACCTGATTTAAGCTTAGGTTAGGCCCAGCCCGAGCTGGAGCGACTATCTGGTTGTGTTCTAACACGCTCAGCTCGGCACAACATCTAGCGAGCTGAGGCGCGCCCAAGTCAGGCTCGACACGAGCATTCATGATCTATTAACAACTCTAAGTCCAGGGACCTTACTGCATCACAAATTTTGCAGATAACAGCCAGGATCAGGGAAGAGAATCATACTCAAATACTtgcatatattctccacataccGAATTAGATATACGACATCAAAAGGATCGAATGTTGGGAGTTGCTTACCTCGATTCTGCAATGACTGTCAAGCTGCAAGATTGCTGCTGCTGAGATCTACATAGAAGGAGAAAGCTCATCACTGTGACTGAGATGTAAATATTTGATGTTTTATTAGGAAAAACCTTGTTAAATCCCTATTGTCGAGGAGCATTCGACACCTGAATGAATCGCAATTAGAAGAATGGGGGAAGTTGGGGAAAATCGAAGTGCTCAATGGCACACTGAAGCTGACTGAAAATAAACCGGACGAGGAGAAAGATATAGCAGCTAGTTACAGGAATATCTTGGACAAGGCCTGATGATAAAACCCCGAGTAACATCGTGAAAAGGAACTGATGGAGAACTCAATGGAGAAGCTATTTAGCTTTTCAATGTCTATGGTTCTACAAATGCTAGAACAACAATAACTAAGTCTTTATCCCACCACCATATCTCCATCTACATATAAATGAATTTTATCCTATTTTATAAAATTGATGGAACTTTGTTCCATAACAACACAATATCCTCCAAAGATTGATTATTTCACTACATAAATTTACCCTGAAGTTGAGGTAAAGCAAGACTTAGCCATTTCAAACTATATTCGAGGTAGAAAGTTATGCTTCATCTTCGATCCATGTCTTGCCTTTAGCCACTTATCTATTCGTAAATCTATCATTCCTCAACCCAAATGCCCAAGAAGTGCAAAGTCCAAACCATTGGTGGCAATGAAGCAAACAGAAAACAATTCATGAAGTGACACAGCCTTAGGCAAAGAGACTGAATTGAATAcctaaactctttttttttttcatggagGAATGCGTGACTGTAAGTTACCTTGAAGGTTGGATTCAAATCCACAAGTAGTTAAGTGCTTTGCAAGCTGCTCTCCGAGTTCTTGCTGCCAATCCTCCTTGACCTTGGCTTCTGGTGCAGCCCATATAAATGCCGTCTGTTGTTCTAGGTTAACTGTGGCAGAGTGTACCTGAGGCTGCATCAAATGAGCATTGGATGAAATAGACTGAAAATTTGGGAAATCTGGAACTTATTTGGCTAAGCAAGATCGAAAAGATTTCTCAAGAAGTCGCAAATTTGGGCGAAATTGAACGCATCTGAAGcatctatgttttttttattattttttgatcaAATCGTTTCAAGCGAAGAATTGCTAGATGTCTCACTAGGGTTTCCAAGATGCGCTTCACGCTGGCAGCGCAACCACCGCAAATCATGCCCTGCAAGAAACCATCACGGACAAACCCTAAGAGTCCCTCTTTTTGCCTTCCAAAAACGAGATGAACCCGTAGAAGCAAAGAGGAGGAGGTGAATTACTCCGACACGGAGGGTAATCACATCTGAACCCAACGCGTTGGCGTCCTCCGAATCTCCTGCTACGGGCTTCCCCGCAGCTTCTCCTGAGCTCGATCCGCGGTCGCCTCCTCCTTCGCCACCGGAAAGGGACGTGGAAACCAAAGGGAACCTGATCCGTAGGGGATCCGATGGACATATCGACAGGTATGGTCGCTGGACTGGAAATAAAGCAGGGCGAGTAGCTGTGAGGTAGCGGTTTTTGCCGTGAAAGCGTAGGAAGCAACGAGCTTTCTGGTAGCAGGAGAAGTTGGGGAAGGTAAGAAGAGAGTCGAATCTCGGAAAAGGGGTTTGGGGAAGAGGAGCAGAGTACGCGGACGCCATCGCCATTAGAGCAGTCGTCCAGGTTCGTTGCACTGGTCAAATCCGCTACATAACTTTTGCATTCCCGTTATATAAATGCACGTCTTCATGCTTGTTATAATGTACCGTTATGTCATTTTAATATAAAAACGATACAGTATGCAAGAGGGATAAGTAATAGAATTGTAAATGAATTCATagttaaaaacttatttattttgcATTCAATatgtataaaaattaattaaaaaaataatttattaaattaatattaataaatttgaATATTATTTAACCGGTAATTTATCAAATAGTGTATCTAAATTTCTGAATTGATCAAATGGCACATGTTATTTAGGTATTTACTAAAAGACACA encodes the following:
- the LOC122043980 gene encoding NDR1/HIN1-like protein 13, with the protein product MAEQEPPQHCNPAPLPLPPPFETYIVQVPKDQIYRIPPPENASLVEHYRSQVRQHRQNRCPCFRYLKRLALPVFLPLILLTAAIIIFFAIVNPTTPTFAVNSFSVKDVSKSKTEYDFSVRIINPSNRVSLSYAGGGLAVASHAGKEFATGSTPRFFQPHGNMTDLKLLLRSTKSPTKGSNKPLWIKLRIEFTVGAKIGQLELRRMRLDVKCDVKVSGLDKKVRISSQDCNSNLS
- the LOC122042277 gene encoding copper-transporting ATPase PAA1, chloroplastic-like isoform X1; the protein is MAMASAYSAPLPQTPFPRFDSLLTFPNFSCYQKARCFLRFHGKNRYLTATRPALFPVQRPYLSICPSDPLRIRFPLVSTSLSGGEGGGDRGSSSGEAAGKPVAGDSEDANALGSDVITLRVGGMICGGCAASVKRILETLPQVHSATVNLEQQTAFIWAAPEAKVKEDWQQELGEQLAKHLTTCGFESNLQDLSSSNLAA
- the LOC122042277 gene encoding copper-transporting ATPase PAA1, chloroplastic-like isoform X2, giving the protein MAMASAYSAPLPQTPFPRFDSLLTFPNFSCYQKARCFLRFHGKNRYLTATRPALFPVQRPYLSICPSDPLRIRFPLVSTSLSGGEGGGDRGSSSGEAAGKPVAGDSEDANALGSDVITLRVGGMICGGCAASVKRILETLVHSATVNLEQQTAFIWAAPEAKVKEDWQQELGEQLAKHLTTCGFESNLQDLSSSNLAA